The Acidobacteriota bacterium genome has a window encoding:
- the lipA gene encoding lipoyl synthase yields MTTIALDSLRQRSPKPEWLKVKAPGSENYLRLRRLMREQQLNTVCEEAHCPNIGECWHHGTATFMILGDVCTRACGYCAVAHGKPNELDLAEPARVADAADAMDLRYVVITSVDRDDLKDGGAGIFASTIREIRARRPECRIEVLIPDFQGKPEPLHAVLDAGPDVLNHNTETVPRLYRKARSGGRYPRTLELLDRARTHAPHIPTKSGIMVGLGEEWDEIVQVLADLRGVGVQILTIGQYLRPSEKHLPMTRYYTPAEFRQLKDIALDLGFGHVESGPLVRSSYHAHEQADALTGLRVHPV; encoded by the coding sequence ATGACGACGATCGCCCTCGATTCCCTGCGGCAGCGCAGCCCCAAGCCCGAGTGGCTGAAGGTGAAGGCGCCCGGTTCGGAGAACTACCTGCGGCTGCGCCGCCTGATGCGCGAACAGCAGCTGAACACCGTCTGCGAGGAGGCGCACTGCCCGAACATCGGCGAGTGCTGGCACCACGGGACGGCGACGTTCATGATTCTCGGCGACGTGTGCACGCGGGCGTGCGGCTACTGCGCGGTGGCCCACGGCAAGCCGAACGAGCTCGATCTGGCCGAGCCGGCACGCGTGGCCGACGCGGCCGACGCCATGGACCTGCGGTACGTCGTGATTACGTCGGTCGATCGGGACGACCTGAAGGACGGCGGCGCGGGCATCTTCGCTTCGACGATTCGCGAGATCCGCGCGCGACGGCCGGAGTGCCGCATAGAGGTCCTGATCCCCGACTTCCAGGGCAAGCCCGAGCCGCTGCACGCGGTGCTCGACGCCGGCCCCGACGTTCTGAACCACAACACCGAGACGGTGCCGCGGCTCTATCGCAAGGCGCGGTCGGGGGGGCGGTACCCGCGCACCCTCGAGTTGCTCGACCGCGCGCGGACGCACGCGCCCCACATCCCGACCAAGTCGGGCATCATGGTCGGCCTCGGTGAGGAGTGGGACGAGATCGTGCAGGTGCTCGCCGATCTGCGCGGCGTCGGCGTCCAGATCCTGACCATTGGCCAGTATCTCCGGCCTAGCGAGAAGCATCTGCCGATGACGCGCTACTACACGCCGGCCGAATTCCGCCAACTGAAGGACATCGCGCTCGACCTGGGCTTCGGCCACGTCGAGTCGGGCCCGCTCGTCCGCAGTTCCTACCACGCGCACGAGCAGGCCGACGCCCTGACGGGCCTCCGCGTTCATCCGGTCTGA
- a CDS encoding penicillin acylase family protein, giving the protein MRRVFVVVPAAVGIVAVALAAGVVWRVWSPLPQVSGTARLPGLAASVTVLRDARGIPHIRAESEVDAFAVLGWVHAQDRLWQMEFQRRLAAGRLAEILGEAALDTDRLFRTIGLAHVASETWARTTGEPRAFIEAYVRGVNAFLEAHRGRRLPVEFALLGVEPEPWRPEHVIGWSKVLAWMLATDWRDELLRTRVAARVGEAGAAVLMPARTAGTPVIVPDGPVTTSPEPLLPVEDTVRPPADPWLVALAERIDRALPVMSAAASNNWVVSGARTASGSPLLANDPHLGAQLPSIWYLAHLTGGRLDAIGATLPGSPGVVIGHNGRIAWGVTNLMADVQDLFVERLNPRQEAEYDGVWEPLTLRHEVIRVKGGRDVPLVVRASRHGPLISDLFDEVQDGRALSLRWTGHDVDDQTIGAFLRVGLARTWDEFTVALAGFHGPPQNFVYADVDGNIGYVAPGALPVRPRNQGTWPSPGWSSEHAWQGYHPAVAWPRIYNPVRGFVATANNPPFPDDAGPAISSSWEPGYRAARVSELLETAGPLSVADVSAMQRDVVSLQARTLLPWLRRAAPPDEPARLALDRLRGWDGTMAPDSAEAAIYAAWYDALVDVLFEDELGPGLHRDWRIRAYLPAKALHGLVLSPDDRWCDDVRTPEVEGCEEMFGRALSLGLERMAARQGSADPAHWVWGRANVVDFPHLPLSGAPWLGRLFGRTAEVGGDAATVSPVMRLATGTFVASYRQVVDLADLDRSVFSLTLGQSGQWGSAQYSDQLPYWQRGESLPMPFSRAAVDAVVTARLVLEP; this is encoded by the coding sequence ATGAGGCGGGTGTTCGTGGTTGTCCCGGCCGCGGTCGGCATCGTGGCCGTGGCGTTGGCGGCTGGCGTGGTGTGGCGGGTCTGGTCGCCCCTGCCGCAGGTCTCGGGCACCGCGCGCCTGCCAGGCCTCGCCGCCAGTGTGACCGTGCTGCGCGACGCTCGCGGAATCCCGCACATCCGTGCCGAAAGCGAAGTCGATGCGTTCGCAGTGCTCGGCTGGGTGCATGCGCAGGATCGCCTGTGGCAAATGGAGTTCCAGCGCCGGCTGGCGGCGGGACGACTTGCCGAGATCCTCGGCGAGGCCGCGCTCGACACCGACCGGCTCTTTCGCACGATCGGCCTCGCGCATGTCGCGTCGGAGACGTGGGCCCGTACGACCGGTGAGCCCCGCGCCTTCATCGAGGCCTACGTGCGCGGCGTGAACGCGTTTCTCGAGGCGCACCGGGGTCGCCGGCTGCCCGTCGAGTTCGCGCTGCTTGGTGTCGAGCCGGAGCCCTGGCGCCCGGAACACGTGATCGGTTGGAGCAAGGTGCTGGCCTGGATGCTCGCCACCGACTGGCGCGACGAACTGCTCCGCACCCGCGTGGCGGCACGCGTCGGCGAAGCGGGTGCTGCCGTGCTGATGCCCGCGCGCACCGCCGGCACGCCCGTCATCGTTCCCGACGGTCCCGTGACGACATCGCCCGAGCCGCTGCTTCCCGTCGAAGACACGGTGCGCCCACCCGCCGATCCCTGGCTCGTCGCCCTCGCGGAACGCATCGATCGGGCCCTGCCCGTCATGTCGGCTGCCGCGAGCAACAACTGGGTGGTCTCGGGCGCGCGCACCGCGAGTGGGAGCCCGCTGCTGGCCAACGATCCGCACCTCGGCGCCCAGCTGCCGAGCATCTGGTACCTGGCTCATCTCACGGGTGGCCGACTCGATGCCATCGGGGCCACGCTTCCTGGGTCGCCCGGCGTCGTCATCGGGCACAACGGCCGCATCGCGTGGGGCGTCACCAACCTGATGGCCGACGTGCAGGACCTGTTCGTCGAGCGACTCAACCCGCGCCAGGAGGCGGAATACGACGGGGTCTGGGAGCCGCTCACCCTGCGTCACGAGGTGATCCGCGTGAAGGGCGGGCGCGACGTGCCGCTCGTCGTGCGGGCGAGCCGTCACGGCCCGCTGATCTCGGACCTCTTCGACGAAGTCCAGGACGGCCGGGCCCTGTCGCTGCGGTGGACCGGCCACGATGTCGACGACCAGACCATCGGCGCGTTCCTGCGCGTCGGCCTCGCGCGGACGTGGGACGAGTTCACGGTGGCGCTCGCGGGGTTTCACGGTCCGCCGCAGAATTTCGTGTACGCCGACGTCGACGGGAACATCGGGTACGTGGCGCCTGGCGCGCTGCCCGTGCGGCCACGGAACCAGGGAACCTGGCCCTCACCCGGCTGGTCGTCCGAGCACGCGTGGCAGGGGTATCACCCGGCCGTCGCATGGCCGCGCATCTACAATCCGGTCCGGGGGTTCGTCGCGACCGCCAACAACCCGCCGTTTCCCGACGACGCCGGCCCGGCCATCAGCTCGAGCTGGGAACCGGGCTATCGCGCGGCAAGGGTCTCCGAGTTGCTCGAGACGGCGGGACCACTGAGTGTCGCCGACGTTTCCGCCATGCAGCGCGACGTCGTCTCGCTGCAGGCGCGGACGCTCCTGCCGTGGCTGCGCCGGGCTGCGCCACCAGACGAGCCAGCCCGCCTCGCCCTCGACCGGCTGCGCGGCTGGGACGGCACGATGGCGCCCGACAGTGCCGAGGCCGCCATCTACGCCGCCTGGTACGACGCGCTCGTCGACGTGCTCTTCGAAGACGAACTCGGGCCAGGGCTCCATCGCGATTGGCGCATCCGGGCCTACCTGCCGGCCAAGGCGCTGCACGGCCTCGTCCTCTCGCCAGACGACCGCTGGTGCGACGACGTGAGGACGCCCGAGGTCGAGGGGTGTGAGGAGATGTTCGGCCGGGCGCTGTCGCTCGGGCTCGAGCGAATGGCCGCGCGCCAGGGCTCGGCCGACCCGGCGCATTGGGTCTGGGGCCGGGCGAACGTGGTCGACTTTCCACACCTGCCGTTGTCGGGCGCGCCGTGGCTCGGTCGGCTGTTCGGGCGCACGGCCGAGGTCGGCGGCGACGCGGCAACCGTGAGCCCCGTGATGCGCCTCGCCACCGGCACGTTCGTGGCCTCGTACCGGCAGGTCGTCGACCTCGCCGACCTCGATCGGTCGGTGTTCTCGCTGACGCTCGGCCAGTCAGGGCAGTGGGGGAGCGCGCAATACTCGGATCAGTTGCCGTACTGGCAGCGCGGTGAGTCGCTGCCGATGCCCTTCAGCCGCGCGGCCGTCGACGCGGTCGTCACGGCGCGGCTCGTGCTCGAGCCCTAG